One genomic window of Polaromonas sp. SP1 includes the following:
- the fabZ gene encoding 3-hydroxyacyl-ACP dehydratase FabZ yields the protein MMDIHQILKQLPHRYPILLVDRVLEIEKGKSIKALKNVTINEPFFMGHFPHHPVMPGVLMLEAMAQAAALLAFETLGVTPDDKTVYYFAGIDGARFKRPVEPGDQLIMDVTLDRMKAGIFKFKGVTRVGDTIACEAELMCTMRTIA from the coding sequence ATGATGGACATCCACCAAATTCTCAAGCAGCTGCCGCATCGTTATCCCATCTTGCTGGTGGACCGTGTGCTCGAAATCGAAAAAGGCAAAAGCATCAAGGCGCTTAAAAATGTCACGATCAACGAGCCGTTTTTCATGGGCCATTTCCCCCACCATCCAGTGATGCCCGGCGTGCTGATGCTTGAAGCCATGGCGCAAGCTGCTGCCTTGCTCGCGTTTGAGACGCTGGGCGTGACGCCCGACGACAAGACGGTTTATTACTTCGCCGGTATTGACGGCGCGCGCTTCAAGCGGCCGGTCGAGCCGGGTGATCAACTGATCATGGACGTGACGCTGGACCGCATGAAGGCCGGCATTTTCAAGTTCAAGGGCGTTACCCGTGTCGGCGACACGATTGCCTGCGAGGCCGAGTTGATGTGCACCATGCGCACGATCGCGTGA
- the rseP gene encoding RIP metalloprotease RseP, which produces MLTLVSFVVTLGILIAVHEYGHYRVAVACGIKVLKFSIGFGKPLYTWKLKNKSTEFSIGMLPLGGYVKMLDEREAPVDPAERHLAFNTQPLKSRAAVVAAGPAANLLLAVLLYALVNWIGLQEPKAILASPVAGSLAEKAGLRGHETIEKAALDGDELQAVRSFEDLRWRLTQGGLDGRDVMLVVGEGAANPGQTLRLALSTLGASEADAQLFRKIGILGPWTRPVIGEVMAAGAAEKAGLRAGDEVLRVGDVAIVDGQQLREVIRTSLRQPGGGAAPVAPQSWQVVRGGQTLVLQVTPEIKSVNGTMSPRIDAYVGAPPEFVTVRYGFLDGLWQGAVRTWQVSVLTLRMMGKMIIGEASLKNLSGPLTIADYAGKSASLGWSSYLLFLALISVSLGVLNLLPLPVLDGGHLMYYLWEAITGRGVSDAWMDRLQRGGVAILLGMMCVALFNDVTRLLG; this is translated from the coding sequence ATGTTGACGCTGGTTTCTTTTGTCGTAACGCTGGGCATCCTGATTGCGGTGCACGAGTACGGCCACTACCGCGTGGCCGTGGCCTGCGGCATCAAGGTCCTGAAGTTCTCCATCGGATTCGGCAAGCCCCTCTACACCTGGAAGCTCAAAAACAAGTCCACGGAGTTCTCCATCGGCATGCTGCCCCTGGGTGGCTACGTCAAGATGCTTGACGAGCGCGAGGCCCCGGTCGACCCGGCCGAGCGCCACCTGGCCTTCAACACCCAGCCGCTCAAATCCCGGGCGGCCGTGGTCGCGGCCGGGCCCGCCGCCAATCTTCTGCTGGCGGTGCTGCTTTACGCCCTCGTGAACTGGATCGGCCTGCAGGAGCCCAAGGCTATCCTGGCCAGCCCTGTCGCCGGCTCCCTGGCTGAAAAAGCGGGCCTGCGCGGCCATGAAACGATTGAGAAAGCTGCGCTTGACGGCGACGAGCTCCAGGCTGTGCGTTCCTTTGAGGATTTGCGCTGGCGGCTGACCCAGGGCGGCCTGGACGGGCGTGACGTCATGCTGGTTGTGGGCGAGGGCGCCGCAAATCCCGGCCAAACGCTACGGCTGGCGCTCAGCACGCTGGGCGCATCGGAAGCCGATGCCCAGCTGTTTCGCAAAATAGGCATTCTCGGCCCCTGGACACGTCCCGTGATCGGCGAGGTGATGGCCGCAGGCGCAGCCGAAAAGGCCGGCTTGCGCGCCGGTGATGAAGTGCTTCGGGTTGGTGACGTTGCCATCGTGGATGGGCAGCAGTTGCGTGAGGTCATCCGTACTTCGCTGCGCCAGCCTGGTGGCGGCGCGGCGCCTGTTGCGCCGCAGAGCTGGCAAGTTGTACGTGGTGGCCAGACGCTGGTGCTGCAGGTGACTCCCGAAATCAAGTCTGTCAATGGAACTATGAGCCCCCGCATCGACGCCTATGTGGGCGCCCCGCCCGAATTCGTGACAGTGCGCTATGGCTTTCTTGACGGCTTGTGGCAGGGCGCCGTCCGCACCTGGCAGGTGTCCGTTCTCACCCTTCGGATGATGGGGAAAATGATCATCGGCGAGGCCTCGCTCAAGAACCTCAGCGGCCCGCTCACAATCGCGGATTACGCCGGCAAATCCGCCAGCCTTGGATGGAGCTCTTACCTGCTGTTCCTGGCCCTCATCAGCGTGAGCCTTGGCGTGCTGAATTTACTCCCGCTGCCGGTTCTGGACGGTGGGCACCTGATGTATTATCTTTGGGAGGCGATCACCGGCCGGGGCGTGTCAGACGCCTGGATGGACCGGTTGCAGCGCGGTGGCGTTGCGATCCTGCTGGGCATGATGTGCGTTGCCCTGTTTAACGATGTCACCCGGCTTTTGGGCTAA
- the bamA gene encoding outer membrane protein assembly factor BamA, with product MQKQINRFKVRAVCAIAAGLFAASSAWAVDPFTVRDIRVEGLQRVEPGTIFASLPFRVGETYNDDKGATAIRALFGLGLFKDVRLEVSGDVLVVIVEERPTVADVDFVGTKEFDKEALKKALREAGIADGQPFDKALADKAEQELKRQYINKSLYGVEVITTVTPIERNRVNLTFSVVEGDVAKIKEIHITGNKAFSESTLLGLFDLDTGGWLSWYTKSDRYSRTKLNADIETLRSYYLSRGYLEFKIDSTQVAISPDKQSIAITVNVSEGERFVVSGVKLEGNYLSKEEEFKTLVKIEPGEPYNADHVAETTKAFTDYFGTFGFAFARVEAVPEIDRTNNRVSFVLQADPSRRAYVRRVNIAGNNRTRDEVVRREFRQFESSWYDGDKIRLSRDRVDRLGFFTDVNMDTQEVTGTTDQVDVTVNVVEKPTGNLQLGAGYSSADSVSLLFGIKQENVFGSGNYLGIELNTSKSNRQVVLSTIDPYFTADGISRTIDVYDRTAKPLSGQGGDYSLKTRGASIRFGVPFTENDTVYFGSGYEQLTIVPGTNLPVSYQTYANQFGNKSDSIPLTVGWSRDSRDSALVPTAGRYQRLYGDWGVAGDIKFVRANYQIQQYIPLNKQFTIALNGEFGWGKGLNGQPYPLFKNYYSGGLGSVRGFEQGSLGPRDASDLATGGPKKVTLNAELVAPFPGAGNDRTLRMFGFVDMGNVFGEKESYSFTDMRVSTGVGISWISPVGPLRIAIATPLRKKPGDRIERLQFQIGTSF from the coding sequence ATGCAAAAACAAATAAATCGTTTCAAAGTTCGTGCAGTTTGCGCCATCGCCGCCGGTCTTTTTGCCGCCAGTTCCGCTTGGGCTGTCGACCCGTTCACCGTCCGTGATATCCGGGTTGAAGGCCTTCAGCGCGTAGAGCCGGGCACCATTTTCGCGTCGCTTCCCTTTCGTGTCGGCGAAACCTACAACGACGACAAAGGTGCAACGGCCATTCGGGCCTTGTTTGGCCTGGGCCTGTTCAAGGACGTGAGGCTTGAAGTCAGTGGCGATGTGCTGGTGGTGATCGTGGAAGAACGTCCCACCGTTGCCGATGTGGACTTCGTCGGCACCAAGGAATTCGATAAAGAGGCGCTCAAGAAGGCGCTTCGCGAAGCCGGCATCGCAGACGGCCAGCCCTTTGACAAGGCGCTTGCCGACAAGGCCGAGCAGGAGCTCAAGCGCCAGTACATCAACAAGAGCCTGTACGGCGTCGAGGTGATTACCACCGTGACCCCGATTGAGCGCAATCGCGTGAACCTGACTTTCAGCGTGGTCGAAGGCGACGTTGCAAAAATCAAGGAAATCCACATCACCGGCAACAAGGCATTCAGCGAGTCGACGCTGCTCGGGCTGTTTGACCTTGACACCGGCGGCTGGCTCAGCTGGTACACCAAGTCCGACCGTTATTCGCGCACCAAGCTCAACGCAGACATTGAAACCTTGCGCTCCTACTATCTTTCACGCGGGTACCTGGAATTCAAGATTGACTCCACCCAGGTTGCGATTTCGCCGGACAAGCAAAGTATTGCCATCACGGTGAACGTTTCCGAGGGGGAGCGTTTCGTGGTGTCGGGCGTCAAGCTTGAGGGCAACTACCTGAGCAAGGAAGAAGAGTTCAAGACGCTGGTGAAAATTGAGCCGGGTGAGCCCTACAACGCGGACCATGTGGCCGAAACCACCAAGGCGTTTACCGACTACTTTGGCACGTTTGGATTCGCCTTTGCGCGCGTCGAAGCAGTGCCGGAGATTGACCGCACCAACAACCGCGTTTCTTTTGTGCTTCAGGCCGACCCGTCCCGCCGGGCCTATGTCCGCCGCGTCAACATTGCGGGCAACAACCGTACGCGTGATGAAGTCGTTCGCCGCGAGTTCCGCCAGTTCGAGTCTTCCTGGTATGACGGCGACAAGATTCGCCTTTCGCGCGATCGTGTCGACCGCCTTGGATTCTTTACCGACGTGAATATGGATACCCAGGAAGTTACCGGCACGACCGATCAGGTTGATGTGACGGTGAATGTGGTTGAGAAGCCCACCGGCAACCTGCAACTGGGTGCGGGTTATTCCAGTGCGGACAGCGTCTCCCTGTTGTTCGGTATCAAGCAGGAAAACGTTTTCGGTTCCGGCAATTACCTCGGGATTGAACTCAATACCAGCAAGTCGAACCGGCAGGTTGTGTTGAGCACGATCGATCCTTACTTCACAGCCGACGGCATTTCACGCACGATTGATGTGTATGACCGCACGGCCAAGCCGCTTTCCGGCCAGGGCGGCGATTATTCCCTGAAAACCCGCGGTGCGAGTATCCGCTTCGGTGTCCCTTTCACCGAGAACGACACGGTTTATTTTGGCAGCGGCTATGAGCAGCTCACCATTGTTCCCGGCACCAACCTGCCGGTCAGCTACCAAACCTACGCCAACCAGTTCGGCAACAAAAGCGACTCCATTCCCCTGACAGTGGGTTGGTCGCGCGACAGCCGGGACAGCGCGCTGGTCCCCACCGCCGGCCGCTACCAGCGCCTGTATGGCGACTGGGGTGTGGCGGGCGACATCAAGTTTGTGCGTGCCAATTACCAGATTCAGCAGTACATCCCCCTCAACAAGCAGTTCACCATCGCCCTGAATGGCGAGTTCGGTTGGGGCAAGGGCCTGAATGGGCAGCCCTACCCGCTGTTCAAGAATTACTATTCAGGCGGCCTGGGGTCGGTGCGCGGGTTTGAGCAGGGATCGCTGGGCCCACGTGACGCCTCTGATCTGGCGACGGGTGGCCCGAAGAAAGTGACCTTGAACGCAGAGCTCGTTGCACCATTCCCGGGCGCAGGAAATGACAGAACGTTGCGTATGTTTGGTTTTGTCGATATGGGCAACGTTTTCGGCGAAAAGGAAAGCTACAGCTTTACCGATATGCGGGTGTCCACCGGTGTAGGTATAAGCTGGATTTCTCCGGTGGGGCCATTGCGCATTGCCATTGCGACGCCCCTGCGCAAAAAGCCTGGCGATAGAATAGAGCGGTTGCAATTCCAAATTGGTACATCTTTCTAA
- a CDS encoding OmpH family outer membrane protein → MKHLSSKIFLGLVVALAGFSASAQEFKVGVVNLDRIFREANSAKAAQTKLEQEFSKREKELNDLANQLKTLSDKFEREAPTLPETQRVSRQKQLVDQDRDFQRKRREFQEDLNNRKNEELQQVIERANKVVKTLAETEKYDLILQESVYVNPKHDITDKVIKALNASR, encoded by the coding sequence ATGAAGCATCTTTCAAGCAAAATTTTCCTGGGTCTTGTTGTCGCGCTGGCGGGTTTTTCCGCGAGTGCGCAAGAGTTCAAGGTCGGGGTCGTGAATCTGGACCGGATTTTCCGCGAAGCCAATTCGGCCAAGGCAGCCCAGACCAAACTGGAGCAGGAATTCAGCAAGCGCGAGAAAGAGCTCAATGACCTCGCCAACCAGCTGAAAACGCTGTCCGACAAATTCGAGCGTGAAGCGCCCACGCTTCCGGAGACACAGCGTGTTTCGCGCCAAAAGCAGCTGGTAGACCAGGACCGGGATTTCCAGCGCAAGCGCCGCGAGTTCCAGGAAGACCTGAACAACCGTAAAAACGAAGAACTCCAGCAGGTGATCGAGCGCGCCAATAAAGTGGTGAAAACGCTGGCAGAAACCGAAAAGTACGACCTGATCCTTCAAGAGTCGGTATACGTCAACCCCAAGCATGACATCACCGACAAGGTGATCAAGGCGCTGAACGCTTCCCGTTGA
- the ispC gene encoding 1-deoxy-D-xylulose-5-phosphate reductoisomerase — translation MSFQKQRITVLGSTGSVGVNTLDVIARHPERFEVFALSAATQVDLILAQCAQFKPQYAVMASAPHARQLAEKIKANRLPVQVLSTPDALEMIASHELVDTVMAAIVGAAGLAPCMAAARAGKRLLLANKEALVVGGEVFMQAVRAGGAKLLPIDSEHSAIFQSLPEDAATWGQRVEKIILTASGGPFRTRDAASLRHVTPDEACAHPNWVMGRKISVDSATMMNKGLEVIEAKYLFGLTPEQIEVVIHPQSIIHSMVQYRDTSVVAQLGTPDMRVPIAYGLAWPDRVTSGAKALDFRSLATMTFEAPDDERFPGLPLAWQVLNGPAGSTAVLNAANEVAVAAFLDKRIRFDHIHHVNHATLEAIQVSEASDIEGLLALDGQARRVAVQIAGQLEA, via the coding sequence ATGTCGTTTCAAAAACAGCGGATTACGGTTCTGGGGTCCACGGGCTCCGTGGGCGTCAACACGCTCGACGTGATTGCCCGCCATCCCGAGCGTTTCGAGGTATTTGCGCTCAGTGCGGCGACGCAAGTCGACCTGATTCTGGCGCAGTGTGCCCAGTTCAAGCCGCAATATGCCGTGATGGCCAGCGCGCCCCATGCCCGTCAGCTGGCTGAGAAAATCAAGGCAAATCGGCTCCCAGTCCAAGTGTTGTCTACACCTGATGCTCTCGAAATGATAGCGTCGCATGAGTTGGTCGATACGGTCATGGCCGCCATTGTGGGGGCGGCAGGGCTGGCGCCGTGCATGGCTGCGGCCAGGGCCGGCAAGCGCTTGCTGCTGGCCAACAAGGAAGCGCTGGTGGTGGGCGGCGAGGTTTTCATGCAGGCGGTCCGGGCCGGCGGCGCCAAGTTGCTGCCCATAGACAGCGAGCACTCGGCCATCTTCCAGTCGCTGCCTGAAGACGCCGCGACCTGGGGCCAGCGCGTCGAAAAAATCATCCTGACCGCCTCCGGCGGGCCGTTCCGCACCCGCGACGCAGCCAGCTTGCGCCATGTGACGCCCGATGAGGCCTGCGCTCATCCGAACTGGGTGATGGGCCGCAAGATCTCGGTCGACTCGGCCACCATGATGAACAAGGGCCTGGAGGTTATCGAGGCGAAGTACCTGTTTGGCCTGACGCCCGAACAAATCGAGGTGGTGATCCACCCCCAGAGCATCATTCACTCCATGGTCCAGTACCGCGACACCTCGGTGGTGGCGCAGCTGGGAACGCCCGACATGCGTGTTCCCATCGCCTATGGCCTGGCCTGGCCTGACCGGGTGACGTCGGGCGCCAAAGCGCTGGATTTCAGGTCGCTGGCGACCATGACGTTTGAAGCGCCGGACGACGAGCGCTTTCCGGGGCTGCCGCTGGCCTGGCAGGTCCTGAACGGCCCTGCCGGCAGCACGGCGGTGCTGAACGCCGCCAACGAGGTCGCCGTGGCAGCCTTCCTGGACAAGCGGATCCGGTTTGACCACATCCATCATGTAAATCACGCAACTTTGGAGGCCATTCAGGTCTCTGAGGCAAGTGATATCGAAGGCTTGCTCGCGCTGGACGGGCAGGCCCGCCGTGTCGCCGTTCAAATTGCCGGACAACTGGAGGCATGA
- the lpxD gene encoding UDP-3-O-(3-hydroxymyristoyl)glucosamine N-acyltransferase: MTLRLADIARFLTGAVNAELIGDSGLEIERLSTLEAAGPQDLSFLSNPKYQSKLAQSAAACVIVAPAAREAAISRGACIVVDDPYHAFALVTQFWKRRQFPEAAPYIHPSAFVDPGATLAPAVSVGAFACIGEGAIIGEGARIAEHCVVGRHAQVGAGTRLSARVTVADGCRIGERCIVHPGAVIGADGFGFAPHQGQWVKIEQLGGVQIGNDVEIGANTCIDRGALQDTVLEDGVKLDNLVQIGHNVRVGKHTAMAGCAGVAGSATIGAHCTVGGGAIVLGHLTLADGVHVSAASVVTRSILKPGNYTGLFPIDDNAVWEKNAATLKQLHTFRERLRQAEKALLHSGHIQEKS; the protein is encoded by the coding sequence GTGACACTCCGTCTTGCCGATATCGCCCGGTTTCTCACCGGCGCAGTCAACGCCGAACTCATCGGCGATTCCGGCCTTGAGATAGAGCGGCTCTCCACCCTCGAGGCCGCGGGTCCCCAGGACCTCAGCTTTCTCAGCAATCCCAAATACCAGTCCAAGCTCGCTCAATCCGCAGCGGCCTGCGTCATCGTTGCGCCCGCCGCCCGTGAGGCTGCAATCAGCCGGGGCGCTTGCATCGTGGTGGATGACCCTTACCATGCATTCGCGCTGGTCACCCAGTTCTGGAAGCGGCGGCAATTTCCTGAGGCTGCGCCGTACATCCATCCCAGCGCGTTTGTCGACCCCGGCGCTACATTGGCGCCCGCCGTGTCCGTGGGCGCTTTTGCGTGCATCGGGGAGGGCGCCATCATTGGAGAAGGCGCGCGCATCGCGGAGCATTGCGTGGTGGGCCGGCATGCGCAGGTTGGGGCCGGCACCCGGCTGTCTGCGCGGGTCACCGTGGCCGACGGTTGCCGGATCGGAGAGCGCTGCATTGTCCATCCGGGGGCGGTGATTGGCGCCGACGGCTTTGGTTTCGCGCCTCACCAGGGGCAGTGGGTCAAGATCGAGCAATTGGGCGGCGTGCAGATCGGCAACGATGTGGAAATCGGCGCTAACACCTGTATTGACCGCGGTGCGTTGCAAGACACGGTGCTGGAAGACGGCGTCAAGCTGGATAACCTTGTTCAGATCGGGCATAACGTTCGCGTCGGCAAGCACACCGCCATGGCCGGCTGCGCCGGCGTTGCGGGCAGCGCCACGATAGGGGCGCACTGCACGGTGGGCGGCGGCGCGATTGTGCTGGGCCATCTGACACTCGCCGACGGCGTTCATGTATCGGCTGCGTCCGTGGTGACGCGGTCGATTCTGAAGCCTGGAAACTACACCGGGCTCTTTCCCATAGACGACAATGCTGTCTGGGAGAAAAATGCCGCGACGCTCAAACAGCTTCACACCTTTCGCGAGCGCCTCAGGCAGGCTGAAAAAGCCCTTCTGCATTCAGGACACATTCAAGAAAAATCATGA